Proteins from a single region of Halorubrum sp. 2020YC2:
- the tatA gene encoding twin-arginine translocase TatA/TatE family subunit: protein MISAIPLFGGLPVGPELLIILLVLVLLFGANKIPKLARSTGQAMGEFKKGREEIEEELKDMDDGEEGSTLDDEDDEFDDLETETEKETSA, encoded by the coding sequence ATGATAAGTGCGATTCCACTATTCGGCGGCCTTCCGGTGGGGCCGGAGCTACTCATAATCCTGCTCGTGTTGGTCCTGCTGTTCGGGGCAAACAAGATTCCGAAGCTGGCCCGGTCGACCGGGCAGGCGATGGGCGAGTTCAAGAAGGGTCGCGAGGAGATCGAAGAGGAACTGAAAGATATGGACGACGGCGAGGAGGGGTCGACGCTCGACGACGAGGACGACGAGTTCGACGACCTCGAAACCGAAACCGAGAAAGAAACGAGCGCGTAA